A genome region from Pseudomonas helmanticensis includes the following:
- a CDS encoding aldo/keto reductase, which yields MQYIRLGNSGLQVSRLCLGTMNMGTPDWKPWIFNEKQSEPIVAHALANGVNFIDLADFYSAGVGEEVVGRIVKRLARREDLVITTKVGYGTRSGINASGHSRKHIMDSIDASLKRLDMDYVDVFMLHYFDVNTPVEETMGALNDIVRCGKARYIGVSTMLTGQLAKILMACERNGWVKPINMQLQLNCAYREEEREMIPFCRDQGIGVSVFSPLARGLLTGDVQSTRNQTDFFTQQMYSDEASFEIAHSVQRVARARGVSNAQIAQAWVANHPGVDCMLVGADTTAQFDSALAALETRLDADELHELERNYTPCDVINDYTAGKRILRSARPGLERFTLQGAVA from the coding sequence ATGCAATATATTCGTTTGGGCAACTCCGGCCTGCAAGTTTCGCGTCTATGCCTGGGCACCATGAACATGGGCACGCCAGACTGGAAACCGTGGATCTTCAATGAAAAACAGAGCGAGCCGATTGTCGCGCACGCATTGGCCAACGGCGTCAATTTCATCGACCTGGCGGATTTCTATTCCGCCGGTGTCGGCGAAGAAGTGGTCGGGCGCATCGTCAAGCGCCTGGCCCGTCGCGAAGATCTGGTCATCACCACCAAGGTCGGTTACGGCACCCGTAGCGGCATTAACGCCAGCGGCCATTCGCGCAAGCACATCATGGACAGCATCGACGCCTCGCTGAAGCGTCTGGACATGGATTACGTCGACGTGTTCATGCTGCATTATTTCGACGTGAACACCCCGGTCGAAGAGACCATGGGCGCGCTGAACGACATCGTGCGTTGCGGTAAAGCCCGCTACATCGGTGTGTCGACGATGCTGACCGGGCAACTGGCGAAGATCCTCATGGCCTGCGAGCGCAACGGTTGGGTCAAGCCGATCAACATGCAGCTGCAACTGAACTGCGCCTACCGCGAAGAAGAGCGCGAAATGATTCCGTTCTGCCGCGATCAGGGCATCGGTGTCTCGGTGTTCAGTCCTTTGGCGCGCGGTCTGTTGACCGGTGACGTGCAATCGACCCGTAACCAGACTGACTTTTTCACCCAGCAGATGTACAGCGACGAAGCCTCGTTCGAGATCGCGCATTCGGTGCAGCGCGTGGCCCGTGCTCGCGGCGTATCGAATGCGCAGATCGCGCAGGCGTGGGTGGCCAATCATCCGGGTGTCGATTGCATGCTGGTCGGCGCCGACACCACGGCGCAATTCGACAGTGCGCTGGCCGCACTTGAAACCAGGCTCGATGCTGACGAGTTGCACGAGCTGGAGCGCAATTACACCCCGTGCGACGTGATCAACGACTACACCGCTGGTAAACGCATTCTGCGTTCGGCCCGTCCGGGGCTGGAGCGTTTCACTCTGCAAGGGGCAGTGGCATGA
- the fae gene encoding formaldehyde-activating enzyme codes for MKELDLYIGEGFEGPGVNAAHINILIGPRNGPAGQAFANSLASPSQGHCPFMVIAQPNIPVKPMTLYVNKAAINSDLHGNATWGASQAGIAKAVLEALLDGTLPPEAEDEWAIVTANWVNPACDDLDAVYQNNYNACRTAIRAALTGKPQIAQLKDVVAHISNPFYTPKA; via the coding sequence ATGAAAGAACTCGACCTGTACATCGGTGAAGGTTTCGAAGGCCCGGGCGTGAACGCCGCACACATCAACATCCTCATCGGCCCGCGCAACGGCCCGGCCGGGCAGGCGTTCGCCAACAGCCTGGCGTCGCCAAGCCAGGGTCATTGCCCGTTCATGGTGATCGCGCAGCCAAACATTCCGGTCAAGCCGATGACCCTGTATGTGAACAAAGCCGCGATCAACAGCGACCTGCACGGCAATGCCACGTGGGGCGCCTCGCAAGCCGGAATCGCCAAAGCGGTACTCGAAGCGTTGCTCGACGGCACCTTGCCGCCGGAAGCCGAGGACGAGTGGGCGATCGTCACCGCCAACTGGGTCAACCCGGCCTGCGACGACCTCGATGCGGTGTACCAGAACAACTACAACGCCTGCCGCACTGCGATCCGCGCGGCGCTGACCGGCAAGCCGCAAATCGCGCAACTGAAAGATGTCGTGGCGCACATCAGCAACCCTTTCTACACGCCAAAAGCCTGA